The genomic region TATGCCGGCGCAGGGGCTACCGATGCCGAGCTGATGCGAAAGGTGCTTGGCAAGCTCGTATCGGTCCGGGACGAGCAGCGCACGGCTCGGTTCCGCTGCCTGATGTGCGTTGTCGACCCCGCCGGCAGCGAGAGTTGTTTCGAGGGACGCTGCGAAGGTCGGATCGCACATCGTCCAGCCGGGTCTTCTGGGTTCGGCTACGATCCGATATTCATACCTGAAGGGCACGACAAGACCTTTGCCGAACTCGGACTGGGTGTGAAGAACAGGATCAGCCACCGCGCCCGGGCCATGGCGCAGGTGATTGAGTTTCTCCGGTCAGCGCAGGCGGCAGAGTGAATCGGCTCCACTCCTAAGAGCGCGCCTGGAGGGATTCGAACCCCCGACCATCGGATTAGAAATCCGATGCTCTGTCCAACTGAGCTACAGGCGCATCATGAGGTCAATGGCCGAGATCAGAGGCCATGATACAGAAACCAGGATTTAGAAATCCCGGCCTCTGATTCAGGCCTGTACCCTCGAACCCAAGAACCCCGAAACCCTGTTGTAAGTCGGGGAGACTGGATTTGAACCAGCGGCCCCCACGGCCCAAGCGTGGTGCGCTAACCGGACTGCGCTACTCCCCGAATAGTAAGTCTGGCCTTGTTTGACGGTGTGACCACACTTGCGTTAATATAGGCGGGATCAGGGATGAAGTCAATTCGGCGGCCGGGGAAGGGCATTTGGCTGCTGGACCCGGTATCGGACGCCGGCAGGAGACCGGGGCGCCAATTCTGCGGCTGGCCCGGGGTTCAAGGACAGGACTCCGGGTCTTGTGGGCTAGAGGACCTTGCCTGGCGTCCAGGTCTGGCCCGCGTCGGTCGTGTAGAGTAGCGTCAGCTCGTCTCCAGCGATGATACCTGCCCGACCCTCGGCGAAGAAGC from candidate division WOR-3 bacterium harbors:
- the rdgB gene encoding RdgB/HAM1 family non-canonical purine NTP pyrophosphatase; this translates as MRQALEGTVWQVTTLSDIVNAPDVEEDGATLRENAVKKARSAAEYCHLWTLAEDSGLEIDVLGGEPGVMSARYAGAGATDAELMRKVLGKLVSVRDEQRTARFRCLMCVVDPAGSESCFEGRCEGRIAHRPAGSSGFGYDPIFIPEGHDKTFAELGLGVKNRISHRARAMAQVIEFLRSAQAAE